One genomic region from Xiphophorus couchianus chromosome 21, X_couchianus-1.0, whole genome shotgun sequence encodes:
- the pdss1 gene encoding all trans-polyprenyl-diphosphate synthase PDSS1 yields the protein MAGSWWMCCRRLNGGFTNSGLTETLRCFSGHAAYSSASPTGRPSWSSTPRKERRPLFPAQIHCTNPLLTKSKALNLNPSLLRRRSSSLYSTLQSCGCRTTHSDAKLRDPFTLAQKDLTSIYDDIKKELFVAKTELKYLCDYYFDGRGKAIRPIIVILMARAMNIHSNRAGDLLPGQRTIAMISEMIHTASLMHDDVIDGSDERRGKKSINDVWGERKAILAGDFILSAATMALARIGNSAVVKVVSQVIEDLVRGEFMQLGSKENENERFKHYLEKTYKKTASLMAHSCKAVSILVNSDPEVHEIAYQYGKNVGIAFQLVDDVLDFTSGAEQLGKPAAADLKLGLATGPVLFACQQFPELHAMIMRRFSSKGDVDQAWQYVLQSDGVQQTTYLARRYCEEAIRQISRLRPSPERDALVRLTEIVLSRDK from the exons ATGGCGGGGTCCTGGTGGATGTGCTGCCGGAGGTTGAATGGGGGCTTTACGAACTCCGGTTTAACCGAAACGCTGCGGTGTTTTAGCGGACATGCCGCGTACTCCTCTGCATCCCCTACGGGTAGGCCGTCCTGGAGCTCCACACCGAGGAAGGAG AGGAGGCCACTGTTTCCTGCACAAATCCACTGCACAAATCCTCTCTTAACCAAATCCAAAGCTCTTAACCTGAATCCCTCGTTACTCAG acGCCGCTCTAGTTCGCTGTATTCGACGCTACAGTCTTGCGGCTGCAGGACGACGCACAGCGACGCAAAGCTGAGGGACCCTTTTACGTTAGCGCAGAAAGACCTGACGAGTATATATGACGACATTAAAAAG GAACTGTTCGTGGCTAAAACGGAGCTAAAGTACCTCTGCGATTACTATTTTGACGGTCGGGGCAAAGCGATCCGACCGATCATCGTCATCCTGATGGCGCGGGCCATGAACATTCACAGCAACAGAGCCGG GGATCTGCTCCCGGGTCAAAGGACGATAGCGATGATTTCTGAAATGATTCACACCGCCAGCCTGATGCACGACGACGTGATTGACGGATCCGATGAGCGAAGAGGGAAGAAGTCGATCAACGACGTGTGGGGGGAAAGAAAG GCCATCTTAGCCGGAGACTTCATCCTCTCGGCGGCCACCATGGCACTGGCTCGCATCGGGAACAGCGCCGTGGTGAAGGTCGTCTCCCAGGTCATCGAGGATCTGGTGCGAG gCGAGTTCATGCAGCTCGGTTCCAAGGAGAACGAGAATGAGCGATTCAAACACTACCTGGAGAAAACCTACAAGAAGACGGCGAGTCTGATGGCACACAGCTGTAAAGCA GTTTCCATTCTGGTGAACTCTGACCCGGAAGTCCATGAAATAGCGTACCAGTACGGAAAGAATGTCGGCATTGCCTTTCAG CTGGTGGACGATGTGTTGGACTTCACGTCGGGCGCCGAGCAGCTGGGGAAACCAGCGGCCGCCGACCTGAAACTGGGTCTGGCAACCGGGCCGGTTCTGTTCGCTTGtcagcag TTTCCTGAGCTTCACGCCATGATCATGCGACGCTTCAGCTCCAAAGGAGACGTAGATCAGGCCTGGCAGTACGTCCTCCAG AGTGACGGCGTGCAGCAGACTACTTACTTGGCGCGACGATACTGCGAGGAAGCCATCCGACAGATCAGCCGACTCCGGCCGTCTCCGGAGAGGGACGCCCTCGTCCGGCTCACGGAGATCGTCCTCAGCAGGGACAAGTGA